In Pseudoalteromonas xiamenensis, the following are encoded in one genomic region:
- a CDS encoding rhomboid family intramembrane serine protease, whose product MRGTLVRLGEYNRPRLLQGVVDYLKTQHIDVTIRVLDGQTAELWVQDTHLEKALPIWQQFIRDPHAQQFQDAAWALNQTSPLFTYPSSSLNLMSRAKALDPFVFLTALICFVTFFSLHLVAPEATFHTFQFEKSNVFHWFSPVFLHFDVLHLVFNLMWWIYLGDKIAKQFSQLTLITLFACSALASNWMQYLIVDANFGGMSGVVYALCGFLWLNHSRYPHGPMLLPKAMIGLMLVWMLVGFADILYVSMANWAHLFGLIVGGLLGWGWGKPSGTST is encoded by the coding sequence TTGCGTGGAACGCTAGTTCGGCTAGGTGAATACAACCGCCCTCGCTTACTACAAGGGGTGGTTGACTACCTAAAAACTCAACATATCGACGTCACGATCCGCGTGCTTGATGGTCAAACGGCTGAGCTTTGGGTGCAAGACACGCATCTAGAAAAAGCACTTCCGATTTGGCAGCAGTTTATTCGAGATCCACACGCTCAGCAGTTTCAAGACGCGGCGTGGGCACTTAACCAAACGTCACCGCTGTTTACTTACCCCAGCAGTTCACTCAATTTAATGTCTCGAGCAAAAGCGTTAGATCCGTTTGTATTCTTGACGGCTTTGATATGTTTCGTGACGTTTTTCAGCCTACATCTTGTTGCTCCAGAAGCTACCTTTCACACCTTTCAATTTGAAAAAAGTAATGTATTTCATTGGTTTTCGCCTGTGTTTCTGCATTTTGATGTTCTGCATCTTGTGTTTAACTTAATGTGGTGGATTTATTTGGGCGATAAAATTGCAAAGCAATTTAGTCAGCTAACCTTAATTACTCTTTTTGCCTGTAGTGCATTAGCCAGCAATTGGATGCAATATCTGATAGTTGATGCAAATTTTGGTGGGATGAGTGGGGTGGTGTATGCGCTGTGTGGGTTTTTGTGGCTGAATCATAGCCGTTATCCTCACGGTCCGATGCTACTTCCTAAGGCTATGATTGGATTAATGTTAGTATGGATGCTCGTCGGGTTTGCAGACATACTCTATGTCAGCATGGCCAATTGGGCACACTTATTTGGCCTTATCGTTGGTGGCCTACTAGGCTGGGGTTGGGGAAAGCCTAGTGGTACAAGTACTTAG
- a CDS encoding flagellar basal body-associated protein FliL, whose amino-acid sequence MKHLLALLFSLVLFLPTAKADSNVGYFGFEPDIITNYIGQNSKKLGYVRVTVDLMLKDVSSIPVVEHHTPLLRDAIVQILSKEPEESIKSLTGREEIRKRCAEKLKALLKEETGDEIIREVLFTKYLYH is encoded by the coding sequence ATGAAGCATCTGCTAGCCCTTTTATTTTCATTGGTGCTGTTTTTACCAACCGCAAAAGCGGACTCAAACGTTGGTTATTTTGGTTTTGAACCAGACATCATCACCAATTACATTGGGCAAAACAGTAAAAAGCTTGGGTACGTGCGCGTAACGGTCGACCTGATGCTGAAAGATGTTTCGAGTATTCCGGTTGTCGAACACCACACCCCATTATTGCGTGACGCAATTGTTCAGATTTTAAGTAAAGAACCAGAAGAATCAATTAAGTCACTCACAGGACGAGAAGAAATTCGCAAGCGTTGTGCGGAAAAATTAAAAGCGCTTCTCAAAGAAGAAACGGGTGATGAGATTATTCGCGAAGTGTTGTTTACTAAGTACTTGTACCACTAG
- the glpE gene encoding thiosulfate sulfurtransferase GlpE — protein sequence MSFKHISVAEVRNRLDSGELVIADIRDADSFASGRIPGAENLSNANLAQFMQDKEFDDAIVVVCYHGISSQGAANYLSEQGFENVFSMDGGFTQWASECADCVER from the coding sequence ATGTCTTTTAAACACATTTCTGTTGCTGAAGTGCGCAATCGTTTAGATTCTGGCGAATTAGTCATCGCGGATATTCGTGATGCGGACTCCTTTGCAAGCGGTCGTATCCCAGGTGCAGAGAACCTATCTAACGCAAACCTCGCGCAGTTTATGCAGGATAAAGAGTTTGATGATGCGATTGTGGTTGTGTGCTACCACGGTATCAGCTCGCAAGGCGCGGCTAACTATCTGTCTGAGCAGGGGTTTGAAAACGTGTTCAGTATGGATGGCGGATTTACACAATGGGCATCGGAGTGTGCTGATTGCGTGGAACGCTAG
- the ubiA gene encoding 4-hydroxybenzoate octaprenyltransferase, whose product MTFSLKRQHWPYYQQLMRTDKPIGTFLLLWPTMWALWIANEGFPPWLLLFVFTAGVFIMRSAGCVINDYADRRVDGAVKRTSQRPLASGKVTSREALTLFAVLLLCAFVLVLFLNWQTIALSFGALALATLYPFMKRFTHLPQFVLGAAFSFAIPMVFMASNENTPLLAWALFTANCLWTVAYDTMYAMVDRDDDLQIGVKSTAILFGKADRQIIFALNAIFVAILVGVGLTLNFGISYWVALSIATALLLYQQKLIHQREREACFKAFLNNHYVGMFVFVGIVLQYVSI is encoded by the coding sequence ATGACCTTTTCATTAAAACGTCAGCACTGGCCTTATTATCAACAGCTTATGCGTACCGATAAACCGATAGGGACATTCCTGCTGCTTTGGCCAACGATGTGGGCATTGTGGATCGCGAATGAAGGTTTTCCACCTTGGTTATTATTGTTTGTGTTCACAGCTGGTGTTTTTATTATGCGAAGTGCGGGTTGCGTTATTAATGATTACGCCGATAGACGTGTAGATGGGGCTGTAAAGCGCACATCGCAACGACCTCTTGCCAGTGGAAAAGTGACCTCGCGAGAAGCGTTGACCTTATTTGCGGTGCTTCTTCTATGCGCATTTGTATTGGTGTTGTTTTTAAATTGGCAGACAATTGCATTGTCTTTTGGTGCGTTGGCATTGGCAACGCTTTACCCCTTCATGAAACGATTTACTCACTTACCTCAATTCGTTTTGGGTGCGGCCTTCAGTTTTGCTATACCAATGGTGTTTATGGCTTCAAACGAAAATACACCGCTTTTGGCGTGGGCATTGTTTACAGCAAATTGTTTATGGACAGTTGCTTACGATACGATGTATGCAATGGTGGATAGAGATGATGATCTGCAAATAGGGGTTAAATCCACGGCGATTCTATTTGGCAAAGCAGACAGGCAAATTATCTTTGCATTAAATGCCATATTTGTTGCCATTTTGGTTGGCGTTGGTTTGACGCTGAATTTTGGGATTAGCTATTGGGTGGCACTAAGTATTGCCACCGCATTATTGCTCTACCAACAAAAACTCATCCACCAAAGAGAAAGGGAAGCGTGTTTTAAAGCCTTTTTAAACAACCACTACGTGGGAATGTTTGTTTTTGTTGGTATCGTTTTGCAGTATGTAAGTATTTAG
- a CDS encoding chorismate--pyruvate lyase family protein has product MLSFPISLPCKWYSGSFDTPELRMISRYLQSWLLEEGSLTARLKATCEEFFVEVLSESRQPVPDELSRLFPDDEIQMWCREVLLWCDNQPVVYAQSWIPESLQAMTKLGTTPLGEVLFQTPKWTRGEVEITLIDEPLYELLDKLNLKHETKSARRSVFTQGEFSMLVCEAFLLEPKKT; this is encoded by the coding sequence TTGCTTTCTTTTCCAATCTCATTACCTTGTAAGTGGTATTCAGGTTCCTTTGATACGCCTGAACTTCGCATGATTTCTCGTTACCTTCAATCTTGGTTGCTCGAAGAAGGTTCATTAACTGCGCGGCTGAAAGCAACCTGTGAAGAATTTTTTGTTGAAGTGCTCAGTGAATCTCGTCAACCTGTACCTGATGAATTATCTCGCCTTTTCCCTGACGACGAAATACAAATGTGGTGCCGAGAAGTGTTGCTTTGGTGTGATAATCAACCCGTTGTCTACGCTCAAAGTTGGATACCAGAATCTTTGCAAGCTATGACCAAGCTAGGTACAACCCCTCTTGGTGAAGTGTTATTTCAAACACCAAAGTGGACTAGAGGTGAAGTTGAAATAACGCTCATCGATGAACCTTTATACGAATTGCTCGATAAACTAAACCTCAAACATGAGACTAAAAGTGCTCGACGTAGTGTTTTTACACAAGGTGAGTTTAGTATGTTAGTGTGTGAAGCCTTTTTATTGGAACCAAAGAAAACATGA
- the tdh gene encoding L-threonine 3-dehydrogenase encodes MKALSKLKAEPGIWMTDAPKPEVGHNDLLIKIRKTAICGTDVHIYKWDDWAQKTIPTPMVVGHEYVGEVVDMGQEVRGFKVGDRVSGEGHITCGYCRNCRAGRVHLCRNTIGVGVNREGSFAEYLVIPAYNAFKIPDNISDDLASIFDPFGNAVHTALSFDLVGEDVLITGAGPIGIMAAAVAKHVGARHVVITDVNEYRLSLAKQMGATRAVNVAKENLKDVMKDLGMTEGFDIGLEMSGVPSAFNAMLNSMNHGGKIAMLGIPPSDMAIDWNQVIFKGLVIKGIYGREMFETWYKMASLIQSGLNLDPIITHRFHIDDFQEGFDTMISGQSGKVILNWD; translated from the coding sequence ATGAAAGCATTGTCTAAATTGAAAGCGGAACCAGGGATTTGGATGACCGATGCGCCTAAGCCGGAAGTAGGCCACAATGATCTATTAATCAAAATCCGTAAGACAGCGATTTGCGGTACGGACGTACATATTTACAAGTGGGATGATTGGGCGCAAAAGACGATTCCTACCCCAATGGTTGTCGGCCATGAATACGTCGGTGAAGTCGTGGACATGGGTCAAGAAGTTCGCGGTTTTAAAGTGGGTGACCGTGTATCTGGTGAAGGTCACATCACGTGTGGATATTGCCGCAACTGCCGTGCGGGTCGAGTGCATTTATGTCGTAATACAATTGGGGTAGGGGTAAATCGCGAAGGTTCATTCGCTGAATACCTTGTTATTCCAGCTTATAACGCCTTTAAAATTCCAGACAACATTTCCGATGATTTAGCGTCAATTTTTGACCCATTTGGTAACGCTGTGCATACGGCGTTGTCTTTTGATTTAGTTGGTGAAGATGTGCTTATCACTGGTGCGGGTCCAATCGGGATTATGGCAGCGGCGGTGGCTAAGCATGTGGGTGCTCGTCATGTCGTCATTACGGATGTGAATGAATACCGTTTAAGCCTTGCTAAGCAAATGGGCGCGACGCGCGCAGTCAATGTGGCGAAAGAGAACCTTAAAGACGTCATGAAAGACCTTGGCATGACCGAAGGGTTCGATATTGGTCTTGAAATGTCAGGCGTTCCAAGTGCATTCAATGCAATGCTTAACAGCATGAATCACGGTGGTAAAATCGCAATGTTGGGTATTCCGCCATCAGACATGGCAATTGATTGGAACCAAGTGATCTTTAAAGGTCTTGTCATTAAAGGTATCTACGGTCGTGAAATGTTTGAAACGTGGTACAAAATGGCAAGCTTGATCCAGTCTGGTTTAAATCTGGACCCGATTATCACACATCGTTTCCATATCGATGATTTCCAAGAAGGCTTCGACACGATGATTTCTGGCCAATCAGGTAAAGTCATCTTAAACTGGGACTAA
- a CDS encoding glycine C-acetyltransferase, producing MRAAAFYSQIQQQLEEVKAEGLYKNERIITSSQQAEIEVSTGEKVINFCANNYLGLANNPELIAAAQQGLNDHGFGVASVRFICGTQDIHKTLESKISHFLQTEDTILYSSCFDANAGLFETILGPDDAIISDALNHASIIDGVRLCKAKRFRYSNNDMADLEQQLIAANEAGAKVKLIATDGVFSMDGVICNLQAVCDLADKYDALVMVDDSHAVGFVGENGRGTPEYCGVLGRVDIITGTLGKALGGASGGYTSGRKEIVEWLRQRSRPYLFSNSLAPSIVTASIKVIDMMEQGKALRDTLWDNATYFRTKMEAAGFTCAGKDHAIIPVMLGDAKVAANMAEKLLAEGIYVTGFSFPVVPKGQARIRTQISAAHTKAQLDIAIEAFTRIGKELGVI from the coding sequence ATGCGAGCAGCGGCATTTTATAGCCAAATTCAGCAGCAACTTGAAGAAGTGAAAGCGGAAGGTCTGTACAAAAACGAGCGTATTATTACGTCTTCACAACAGGCAGAAATCGAAGTATCGACAGGCGAAAAAGTAATTAACTTTTGTGCCAACAACTACTTAGGTCTTGCTAATAATCCTGAGCTTATTGCAGCTGCTCAACAAGGGCTCAACGATCATGGTTTTGGTGTAGCTTCAGTACGCTTTATCTGTGGTACGCAAGATATCCACAAAACACTTGAATCAAAAATCAGCCATTTTTTACAAACGGAAGACACCATTCTGTACTCTTCTTGTTTTGATGCCAACGCAGGTTTGTTCGAAACGATCTTAGGTCCAGATGACGCTATCATTAGTGATGCGTTAAACCATGCTTCAATCATTGATGGTGTCCGTCTTTGTAAAGCAAAACGCTTCCGTTATTCAAACAATGATATGGCTGACCTAGAGCAGCAACTTATTGCAGCAAACGAAGCTGGTGCAAAAGTGAAGCTTATCGCGACGGATGGCGTTTTCTCTATGGATGGCGTGATCTGTAACTTGCAAGCGGTTTGTGATCTTGCGGACAAATACGATGCATTAGTGATGGTGGATGATTCACACGCGGTTGGGTTTGTAGGTGAAAACGGTCGTGGTACACCAGAATATTGCGGTGTTTTGGGTCGTGTAGATATTATCACTGGTACGTTAGGTAAAGCGCTCGGTGGTGCATCTGGTGGTTATACATCAGGTCGTAAAGAAATTGTTGAGTGGTTACGTCAGCGCTCACGTCCATATTTATTCTCTAACTCACTTGCTCCATCGATTGTAACAGCATCGATTAAAGTCATCGACATGATGGAACAAGGTAAGGCGCTTCGCGATACTCTTTGGGATAACGCGACGTATTTCCGTACCAAGATGGAAGCGGCTGGCTTTACTTGCGCAGGTAAAGATCACGCAATCATCCCTGTCATGTTGGGTGACGCTAAAGTTGCTGCAAACATGGCTGAAAAGTTGCTCGCAGAAGGCATCTATGTAACAGGTTTCTCATTCCCTGTCGTCCCGAAGGGTCAAGCTCGTATTCGTACACAAATTTCTGCAGCTCATACCAAAGCGCAATTGGATATAGCGATTGAAGCATTCACGCGTATTGGTAAAGAGTTAGGCGTTATCTAA